Genomic DNA from Calditrichota bacterium:
CGACCTGAAGGTGGAAGGCGTGTTGCTGACCATGTTCGACAGTCGCCTGAACCTGTCACTGCAGGTGGCAGAGGACGTGCGCCGCTATTTCGAAGGGCGGGTGTTTTCCACGGTGATTCACCGCAACGTGCGGCTGAGTGAAGCCCCCAGCTTTGGCAAGCCCATCATCCTCTACGATGCCATCTGCACAGGGGCAGAGAACTACATGCAGCTGGCAGAGGAGATTATCAAGAATGGCTCGTAAACCTGCGCTGGGCAAGGGTCTGCGAGCGCTCATCCCTGACATACCGCCAGGCAATGAGCAAGGTGCGCCCGCGATTCAGGACGTGGCGGTCGACAGCGTGCTCCCCAACCCGTTCCAGCCGCGGGAGCACTTTGACGCGCAAGCGTTGGAGGAGCTCAAGGCCTCCATTGCCGAGAGAGGCTTGGTGCAACCCATCACCGTCCGCCGCTTCGATGGCCGCTATCAGCTCATTGCGGGGGAGCGCCGGCTGCGCGCAGTGCGTGAACTCGGCTTGCCCACCATTCCAGCCTACGTCCTCGACGTTCGCACCGACGAGGAGATGCTGGAGCTTTCCATTATCGAGAACATCCATCGCGAGGACCTCAACCCTCTGGAGGTGGCCCGCGGTTATCAGCGCCTCATCGACGAGTGCCATCTCACCCAGGAGGAAGTCGCGCAGAAGGTCGGGAAAGATCGCTCGACGGTCGCCAACTTCTTGCGGCTTCTTAAACTGCCGCGCCGCATTCAGGAGAGCCTGGCCAATGGCGAACTGAGCATGGGGCACGCTCGTGCCCTCATAACCCTTAACAACAGCGAGGACCAGATCCGCATCTGGCAGCAGACGGTCAAGCACGCCTTATCGGTGCGCCGCGTGGAGCAGCTGGTGCGCGAAGCCATGCAGGGCGCGCGGCAGAGCAAACCACCCGCGCCACGCGATCTGCCGCCACAGCTACGGGAAATGGAAAACCGCTTGCGCCATGCCCTGGCAACCCAGGTGCACATTAAGCCGCGAGGCCAGAGGGGGAGCATCGAGATCGAGTACTACTCCGACGAGGACCTTGAACGCCTCACCGGCCTCATCTGCCGTGCCATGTAGACGCAGGAAAGGGCCGCCCAGGAGGAGGTTGAAACTTCGTGATCAAACACAAGCGACACAAGCGCAGCGTCTCGGTTCTCATCGTCCCGGACGATAAGGGGGAGCCAGTTTCCTTTACCCTCAGCAACCGCCGGGTGCAATGGCTCAAGGTCGGCGGGGTGCTACTGGCTGTGCATATCCTCTTGGGGTTCGCTGCCTACTGGCGCTACGCGGTGGTCCACCAGGAGAATCAGAAACTGATTGCGGTCAACCAGGAGTTGAGAGAGAGCACCCTGCGCATCGAGCAGATGAGCAAGGAGCTGGCCGCGCTCGAGGATTCGCACAACAAGATCAGAGCGGCATTGGGCATCGGTGTGGAAACCAGCCGCCGGCGCAGCGAATCTCTGGCGCGTCTGGGCAGGAGGCCGGAACTCGCGGAGGCTGCTACCGGTGGGCCTGAGTATCCGCCCCGTAGCCAGTCTGACGACCGCACCATGACCTATGTTGAGGAATCCGACAGCAAGACGGAGGACTATGCGCGAAGTCTTCCCACGCTTTTGCCGGTACACGGTTATCTGAGCGCGCGCTTCAGCGCGATGGCAGACGAAAAGGGCAAAATCCACCCGGGCATTGACTTGGTGGCAGACAGCGGGACACCGATTCGAGCCGCAGGCGACGGGATTGTGGTCTTTGCCGGATGGAGCCACGACCTGGGCAACATGGTCCTTCTCTACCATGGGAACGGCTTTTTCACGCTGTATGGCCATGCGCGGCAGGTGCTGGTCTCTTCCCGTGATTTTGTCCGGAAGGGCGACCACATTGCTCTGCTGGGAAGCTCGGGGGAAAGTTCAGGCCCCCATCTTCATTTCGAGGTGTGGAAAGATGGCGTGGCGGTGGATCCCCAAGACTACATTCTTGCGCTGAAGGATTGATGGGGCGCCGCCTGGCGATAGCAGGTCTAACGGAAAGAGGTGTGCATGTCGTGGAAGAAGGATGTAGAGGAGGTGGGGAGAACCGGGGAATTGACTACCATTATTGGGCGCGGCACGGTGATAGAGGGTTCGGTGTCCGTGGTCAATAGCTTGCGGGTAGATGGCCGTATCAATGGCAATGTGTCCGCTACCGAGTCCCTGGTGGTGGGTAAGGATGGAGAGATCAAAGGGGAGGTTAACGTCACCAATGCGGTGATCGGCGGGCGCGTGGAAGGCAAGATACTGGCAAAGGGCAAGGTTGTGCTGGAGGCGAAAGCCTACTTCCGTGGCGAACTCCGTACCAGCAAGCTGGTCATTGATGAAGGTGCCTTCTTTGACGGGAGCTGCCACATGGCAGAGCAGCCTCGCGACAGGAGGCAGGCAGCCAAACAAGGTGCAGAAGGGGAGGTGGTGCCAGTTTCGGCGAGTTGAGCTCCGTGCCTTCGCTCCATCAGTGCACCCGCATGGATCACGATCCGGGCGCTGGTCGGCAAGTGATGCCGAGGTGAGAAGTCGGAATTTCTCTTGACATAGTGCGAAAATGTTCGTATAATACTGCGCAATTGCGTCGTACCTGCCGGCGGGCACCTGAGCCGGATACGGAGGAACACTCTACGCGAGCGGAATCATGAGAGCGTTTCGGCAAGACACAGGGTGGAAGAGGTGGGGCTGCGGGGTGCTCCTCCTCGTGGTGTGCGTGCTCTGCCTGTCGGTGGCGCCGCCTTCTCCTGGCCTGCCGTCCGGTGCGGACCAGGATACTGCTCCCCTGTTTGAGGAACGCCTCCGTGAGTACATCGCCTGGCAGACTGAGGGCTTTCTCACCTGGCTGGTTGCCAAGGAAAAGCAGCTCGTCCAACTGATCAGGCTTGTCTCCGAAGAAGGGGAGGCGCGTGCCAGGGAGGGGCAGCCGATTGAGGAGCTCGGCTTTCCGCTTGTCTACGGCCCTGGCGATTCGCTGGCAGCCGCCTACGCCGCGGAGATCGAACAACTGCTCGCCATCTACGATGACCTCAACAACCTGAGCAAGTCTCTCACGGCAGAGGATCTGCAGCTGTGGGAGGAAGTAGTTCGCACTCGGGATGAAGTCGCCTCGGCCATCGATAACCGCAAGATTTACGCGGAAGTCGGCTATGCCCCTGCCGATCTGGGCGGGCTCATTAAGGAGTTCTCCGGCGAGTTGGACTCGCTCTTGTCCGTGTACGATCGCCTCGACCTGCTGGCGCGTCACCCGGCTGCCCAGGCCAATCCTCAGACCCAAGAGGAGATCGCCCGGCAGAAGGCACAGATTGCAGCTGCGTTGACCCAGGTGCGGCCCCCCTCGGCGGTCGAACAGCGACTGTTGGAGGCCTATCTGGCGGAAGTGGATAGTTTGGTGCGCGTGCTCCAGACATTGGACACGCTTCCTGTTCCCCCTGGTGATAGCGCGGCGGTGGTCAGAGAGACGGTCCTGCGCACAAAGTGGGAGCTCCTGGACAGAATCGACCAACGCATGGTGCGGCTGGCTGGCTACAAGGGACCTCTCCCGGGGACAGGGCCAACCGTGTCGGAGTTTCTTGCTGAATGGGAGAAAGAGCGTTCGGCCGATCTGGAAGCACGCTTTACCCCCTACCTGGTAGCAAAGCGCAGGCTCATCGCCCAAGCCAGTGATGCGCAGCGCGACCGAATGCTGGCCCGCGAACTCAAAGACGCCTTGGCTCAGTACGCGCAAGGTGACTACGTGCTGGCCGAGCTGCAGCTGGCCGCGGTACTCGATGATTATGGCGAGTACTATCGGGGGTTGGACCCGGTAACCTTCTACCGCAGCGAGTGCTTCCTGGCGCAGGGCTTCCTCGACGCCGCACTGGCAGGCTACCAGGAGATTGTGGAGAAGCAGCCGGGCTCCGAGTATTACACCGAATCTCTCCTGCGCCTGATGCAGATAAGCGGCGTGTACGGCTGGAAGGCCGATTTCTACCGCTATTTCGAGCAGTTGGCTGCCGCTGCGGACCGAGCGCACCCCCAGGAGCTGCATAGGGCGTATATGCTGGCCGGCGAGTCTATGTTTCGGGACGGGCGGCTGCAGGCGGCTTTGCAGACACTTGACAAGATTCCCGCCTCCTCGCCTCACTGGCTGGAGGCGCGTTTTCTCACCGGCGTGATCTATGCGGCGCAGAATAACTACAACGAGGCGGTGACCATATTCTCCGAGCTGGCCGACCGCACCACCCTCCCCTGGACTGACCAGCGCGCCGTGGAGATTCGCAACGCGGCGCTACTCAGGCTGGGGCTCATCGCCTACCAGCGGGGTGACTACAGCCGTGCAGAGGAGTACTTTGCCCGCGTTTCGTCCGGTTATGCGGAGCGCGACAAAAGCGTGATCGCCGCAGCTTGGGCAGCGTTCAAGCAGGGCAACTACGAGCTTGCCTTGGCCACGTGCCAGCGGCTGGTGGCGGAATTCCCGGCCTCGTCGTATTCGTACGAAGCAGTGGTACTGGCTGCCCATTGCAGCCGCATCTTGGGCAAGAGCGACCAAGCGCTGGCCGGGCACCGCTATGTGGTTGATGCACAGGGCGTGGTGGACATTGCCGGGCTGTACCGAACAGAGCTTCAGCGCCTCCTTGCGCAGGTGCAGGCACTCAACCGTCTGGAGCGCGAGGCATTGGACCGGCGCGACATGGCCACGTACCCGGAGGTAGTTCGCCTGCGTCAGGCCATCCAGAGGTCGCTGGAGGCGGTGCGCTTCCGCTCCAATCTTGGCACGAGAGTCATCGCAGACTTGCACGAAGAGGCGCAAGGGCTGTTGGACCAGATCGAGGCGCTGGGCGTGCTCATCGCCGATGCCCAGGCTGCGGGGCGCGAGGATCTGGCCAATGAGGCGGATCGACGGCGCTTTCGCCTTCTGGAAATCCTCATCGACTTGCAGAATCGGCCGGCCTCCTTGAACTCGAGCTATTTAGTGGACTTTCCGGCTGTTGCCCGGGAAATGGAGATGCGCTACCGGGCGCAATCCATTGCCACCGTGGTCCGAGAACTTGAAGTCGAACGCAACCGGGTGGCAACCAGTTTGGAGAACATCCGTCAGCTGCAAGCCAATGGCGGGCAGGCACCGTTCAGTGCGCGCTTCGAGCTGGAGCTCATCGAGCGGCGCTTGCGCATGCTGCAAAACAACCTCAGCCGCTTCCGGATGTGGCTGGCGACACAACCCGTCCAGGAGATCGGGTCTCAGCTTCAGGAGTGGGCCGATCGCGCGGGCCTGGAAATGAGCGACATCAGCTACAGCTCGCTGCAAGACCATGAGGCAGCTATCGAAACGTATGCCGACCAGCTGGCGGCAGTCGATGCTCTTTTTGCCCAACGCCGTCAGGCACTGGACGCCTACCTGCAGCAGCTGAATCAGCAGCTGGCCAACCTGAGCGCACAATTGGAAGCAAAGAGAGTGGCCCAAGAGCGGGAAGAACGAGCTCTCTACTTCAAGACCGCCTACTTTGACACTACCGAGAGCGAACAGGTCTTGCCCCGCAAGTCCATGCGACCACAGCAGCAGGACTAACTGAGATGGAGCCTATGCGCATGCAGCCAAGAAGGTCACCGGTGGCAAGGGCCTTGCTGGTAGCAGGGATTGTCCTGGTGGTCGCCGGGTCATCTCTGGCGCAGACGTCTGCGGATTCGCTGACCATGGTGCTCAAGTCGCTGTATGGCGATAGCGTCGTGGCCAGCTACTCACTGGAGGAGTTGCAGGCCTACCGCCAGCTGTACGCCAGCCGCTTGGCGGCACGCGAGAAGGAGCGGGTGGCCCTTCGCCAGCGTGGCATCCGCGACGCCGAGCTCTTTGTTGCTCAAAATCCGCAGAGTCGCATCCTCGACGAAGTGATGATGCGCCTTGCCGAGCTTCACTATGAACAGGCAGAGGACGATTACCTGGCGGCTATGCGCCAGTACGAGGAGGAGCTTGCCGCCTTCGAGCGCGGCGAGAGGAACTCCCCTCCAGTGGAGCCGCGCAAGGATTTTAGCAAGGCATTAGCCCTGCTGCAGACGGTGAGGGAGAGGTTTCCGCACAGCCAGTACGTGGACGATGCCCTCTACAACCAGGCTTTTATCCTTGAAGCATTGGGCCAGGATACCGTGGCGGTGGGGCTGTATCAGCGCGTGGTGGAGGAATTCCCGCAAAGCAGCTATCTGCCCAATGCGCTCATGCGCATCGGGGAGTATTACTTCAGCCCGCCGCGGAACGATTTGCCTAAGGCCATCGAGTTCTACCGGCAGGTCCTCAAGTTCTCGGACAGCCCCCGCTACGATGAGGCTTTGTACCGCTTGGGATGGAGTCACTATCGGCTCAGCCAATTCCCTGAGGCTGTATCCTACTTTACGCTGCTGGCGGATGACATCGATCGGTACTCGCCCTTGGACGCCCGCGGGGCCTTCACCAACCCGGCCCTGCGTGACGAATCGGTCGAGTACATCGCCATCAGCTTCTTGGATTACGGGGGACCCGCGCGTGCTGCAGACTACCTGAACAAGATCGGCGGGCGACCGTATGGCGCGCAGATTCTCAAGCGCATGGGCGACGGCTACCTGAGGGAGAAGGAAGAGTTCCGCAACGCCATCTATGCCTACGAGCTGCTCCTGGCCCTCTATCCCGACAGTCCGCTGGCGCCGGCGGTGCAAAGCCGCATTGTCGAGGCTTATCGTCTGCTCAAAGATGAGCCTAAGGCGTATCTGAGCCGGAATCAACTGGTGAGTCTCTATGGCGAAGGCTCCAGTTGGTGGGCGAAGAACACCGACCCAGGCGTACGGGCAGAGGCGCAACGGCTGGCTGAAGAGGCCTTGCGCGACAATATCACCTTCCTGTACCAGAAAGGCGAAGCCACAGGTGACCGGGATTTTTACGAGCAGGCAGTTAGTGACAGTCGAAAGTACTTGGAAAAGTTCCCTGCCGATTCCAGTGCGCCGCGCATTCACTGGAACATGGCCTTGACGCTTGATGCTCACCTGCACGACTATGCGGCCGCTTACACGGAGTACATCGCAATTAGCCAGAAATATTGGAATTCGCGCTATCAGAGGCAGGCGGCCGAAAACGCCGTTGCCTTAGCGCGCGAGGCGGCCCGAGAAGCGGTGGCGGCTGCTGCTGCCCAGGCGGCAGTTGCCCGCGAGCAACAGCCAGGGGCGGTGACCAAGGAGAGTGCGGCAACCATCCATGCGCGTCTTGTCCATCCGCCGACGCCACTCCACCCGGCGGAGGAACGCCTCGCCGAGGCATACGATAACTACATCATGCTCTTCCCCCACGAGCCGCAGACGGCGCGCATGTTGGTCAATGCCGGGGCGCTGTACTACAACCACAATCAATTCAAAGAGGCGCTCAAGTACTTCAAGACGCTTGTCAAACACTTCCCCGACAGTGAAGAGCTGGCGAGCGCTCGGTATATCATCATGGAAAGCTACTTCGGCAAAATGGATTTTGCCAGTGCCGAGGTAGTGGCAAAGAAGATCATAGAGGACAACCCCTCGCCGGAGCTGGTCACCAAGGCGCGCCGTAGGCTTGCGGAATCCATCTTCTTGGCCGCCGAGCTGCTCGCCGAATCGGAGGAGCACTACAAGGCAGGGGAAGAATTTGACCGCGTGGTGGCGGAGGTTCCCGATATTGAATTTGGCGACCTGGCGCTGTTCAATGCTGCGCTGGAGTTCGACAAGGCCAAGGAGTTCAATCGCGCCATCGAAACCTATCTCCGCTTGTTAGCTGGCTGGCCCGCTTCTGCCTATCGCCTGGACGCGCTCAACAACTTGGCTTTCGATTACCGGGAGGTGGACGATTTCCACAACGCGGCGTTGACCTACGGGCGACTCGCTGAGCTGCACAGCGACCCGGAGAAGGCCAAGGATGCCTTGTACAATGCCAGCATTTGCCATGCAGCCGCTGAGGAATGGGAACAAGCCATCCGCGTGAACCGCCAGTTTCTCGCTCGCTACCCAGACGCCAGGGAAGCCGAAGACCTCGCGTACGACATCGCTGGCTACTATCTGAAGCTGAAGGATTGGCAGAACGCCAGCGCGGCCTATGGGGAGTTTGTCAGCAAGTACCCAGCGTCGCCCCGCGTGGTGGAGAGCTACTACCGGCGCGGCGAATACTTTGCCGAGGCTGGCGACGGCGAACGTGCCGCCAGCGAGTACCGCAGGGCGGTGAGTAGCCACGAGGAGCTGAAGGCAAAGGGGTTGCCAGGCAACGACTTCTACGCCGCCGAAGCCCTCTTTGCACTTTGTGAACTTCAGTATGCTCGTTTTGCTGCCATTGAACTCCGGCTGCCCAAGACCCAACTGCAGCGCTCGCTGCAGGAGAAGCGCGACCTCCTGTTGCAGTTGGTGAAAGACTACACGCGCGTGGCCAGCATGGGGACGCTAAGGCTTTACGAGGCCACCTACCGCGTAGGCACCTGCTACGAAGAGTTCGCACGTAGTTACGCGCGCCAGGAAATCCCACGGCTGGACCCTGCTGAGGAAGCGGTTGCGCGGAACGAGGCGGCCGAGGTGGCCGCTCAACTCTACCGCCGGGCCACCGATTCCTACCGCAATTCGATTGGCGTATTGACGCGTCTTGCGGAGGATTACCGGCGCCAGCTCCCTGTGCCGCCAGGCGCCGATTCGCTGCAGGTCGCTGCGAGCGACAGCGTTCTTCGGGTGGCCAACCGCTGGATCGGGCGGTGCAAGGAGAAGGTGTGTGAAAACCTCTATACCATTGGCGAGTTGAAAAAAGCCTCAGCCGAACGACTCCTTGCCGTGCCGCTGCCACCCGGCCTTGACCTGCTTACTGCCGTTGAGTACCGTCGCCAGCTGTTGATGGTCGCCGTAAAGCCGCTACTTGATGACGCAGCTGGCGCCTATGCAGAGAGCGTTGAGGCGGCGGAACAACTTGGCGTACAAAACCAGCTTGTGGCACTCGCCAAGAGCAGCGCCATTGAGGTCTCGAATATGCTCCCGGACCTCTTTGCCGCCTTGGCGGCTGAGGTCCTGCAAGATTACCGGAACAGGGAGGCCCAGTATCTCGCCCTGCTGGAGACGGGTGCTCGCGTGACCCAAGCCGGTGAGGAGCTGGTGGAGCTGGCAGATCAGATGGCCAATTTGCTGGAATTTGGCGCGGCATTTGCAGTCAATTTCAGCCAGGGCTACCAGGAAACCCTAAACCGCGCGCGCAAACACGGACTCGATGGCCAAGGGGTGGCCGTCACTGAACAGAAACTGACCCAGAGTCTCTTCCACTACGTCGAAAGACTCGATAGCATCTCTGGCACGACCAAGCAGCGCGGCCAGGCGTTTGTGGCCCGTTATCGCGAGCAGCAAGAAGAGTTGTACAAGAAGGCCGCCCTCACTTTCCAGGATAATTACTTCGCTGCCCACGACGGATTGCAGCAGATCCTGCGTGCTGGTGTCGCAGCCTGCGATTCGCTTGGCATCGACAATGTCTGGGCCAGAAACCTGGTTCTGCACTTGGCGCGTTTCGAGCCCGACGCCTACGCGCCTCGCCTCGGCCTTCAGGTAATGGCGGATACGCTGGCCACCGATCTCGAATGGCGAGCGGCCTCGCAGTACACCAAGGGCTGGCCAGCGCTGGATTTTGACGATCAGAGTTGGGCAGTGCCAACGGTGGTGGTGCATGTGGGGGGCCACACTGGGCCGCCGGGTTTGTACCTCTGGTGCGTGCACCCTGAAACGGTGAGTGTACGCTTCGACTCCCTCGCCCAAGCCTTTGTGCCGCAGGTGGAACAACGGCGCGGACCGGTGGCCTACCTGCGGCGCAGGTTCAGCGTCGAGGGTCTGCCGGTGGCCGGTCAGGTGCGCCTGGCTGCAGATGGCTCCTATAACCTGTTCGTCAACGGGAACTTTGTGGCACAGGTCGTTCAGCCGCCAGAAAAGCCGCTTGGCGTGTACGTGCACGAGGTGACCGACCTCCTCCAAGAGGGAGAGAACGTGGTGGCCGTCGAGGCGAAAGATGTGGACGGCGAAATCGATGGCCTGCAGGTGCTGCTGACGTGGCGCACCATTCCCGGGTGGAAGGAAGAGCGGCAGCGACTTGCTCCGCTCGTGCTGGACGAGAAGGAAAAGGAGCTGCTTATCCAAAAGCGGGAGCAGATCCCTTAAGCTGAGGTCGCACATGCGAGTTCTGTTTACTCTGGTGACATTTGTAGGGGGGGCGCTGATGCTGCAGGTGCGTCCTCTCGCTGCTCAGGAGCAGACTAAGCCTGCGGCTACTCAACAAGTCCAGGAAGAGGTGCTGCCGCCTATCCTCATCGTCACGGTTGTGGAAAAGCCCAGTGTGGCAATCCTGCCCAAGCGCGTCAAGCCGGAGTTCAAGACACCCCTTTTCGTGGAGAGGAGTTTTGAGCGCGAGCTGCGGGAAGTCCCCGCCGGGTTGACCGGCTTCCAGGAAGAACTGGAGTCGGCCAAGAAAATCAAGCGCCTCGAGAAGCTCATTGCTCGCGAAAAAAAGTAGCGTGGCTGCTCGCTTCAAGACGTTGCCTTTAGCAGTGAGCCACAGTCCCTTTGCAGAGGAGAGCCAAGGAACCTTATGCGTGGAGGTGTTGCATGTCTGAATTGATCAGCGGTTTCAGTCCCAGCAGCGCGGGATACCTATTCATGTGGTTACTTCTCTTCATCGCCGCGGTGGCGGTGGCCATCTTCATCGAGCGCTTCATCTACATCAAGCTGAAGAGCGATATCAATGCCACGACGTTTATGGCTGAGATTCGCAAGCGGGTCAAGGCTGGGGAGTACCGCGAGGCCTTGGCGCTGTGCGAGGCTGCGAAAGACCGGGCCTTGGCGCGGGTTGTCTCCGCCGGGCTGCGCAAAGTGAGCGAGAGCGAGACCGTCGATTTCCGCTCGATCCAGAATGCGGTGGACGAGGGGACACTGGAGGTCATTCCCAAGCTGCAGAACCGCACCGGTTATCTGGCCATGATTGCCAATGTGGCCACGCTCATCGGCTTAATGGGCACGGTGTATGGTTTGATCATTGCATTTCGCAGCGTGTCGGGTCCGGGTATCGACCCGGCGGAGAAGGCGCGCCTCCTGGCAGCAGGCATCGCCGTGGCGATGAACACGACCTTTTTCGGCCTGATCATTGCGGTGCCGACCATCATCGCCTACACCTGGTTGCACAACAAGACCACCAAGATCATCGACGAGATCGATGAGCACATGGTCAAGTTGATTAACTTGATAACTGGGAATCAATAGCATGGCATTTCGACCTTCGCTCAGAAGCAGCCGCACCTTCGCCGAGCAGGTGGAGATCAACCTCTTTCCGGTGATGAACCTGATGGTGGTCCTCATCCCCCTGCTGCTGTCCACGGTGACATTTGTGCGCATCGGGGTCATCCAGCTTGACCTACCGCCGGCGCCGCTGGTGCAAGGACCGGGTGCCAGTGGCATGCCTACAGAGATGGCGCGCACCTTGGATTTGGCAGTCAGCATCACCGAACAGGGCTTTTACATCTCTAGCGCGCTCGGTGTGCTGAGGGGTGAAGGCGGTGGTCCCTACATCCCCAAGAAGCTTAGCGAGGACGGCTCGCAGGTGTACGACTATGAGCGCTTGTCCAGCGTGCTCCTTGAGATCAAGAGTCGGGCTCAGGGGAAATTTGCTGATGACGAGCGCATTATCATCAATGCGGACCCAGGGGTCCGTTATCAGGTGGTTGTTTCGACCATGGACGCCGCGCGCTCGTGCCAGGTAGAGGGCCGCACAGTGAGCCTCTTTCCGCAGGTGGCGCTCGCCGCCGGCATCCAGTGACGCCAAGAGCTTCGTCTGGGAGTAAGCAATGGCCTATATTCCCTCGCGCATCAAGAAGCATGATACCAACCCAGGCAAGAGGTTCCTCAACTTGACCTCCTTGATGGACATGTTCACCATCATCCTGGTGTTCTTGCTGAAGAGCTACTCTACGGAGGGCGGGTTGATTCACCCCTCGGAGAACTTGACCCTGCCCAAGTCCACTGTGGAGAAGATTCCCGAGACGGCGTTGGACGTGATCGTCTCCAAGGAGACGGTCGTGGTGAACGAAGACGTCGTGGAGACGGTGGCGAACGTGGCGCAGCAAGAGGGGCTGATCGTGCCGAGACTCCGGGACAAGCTTAAGGTCTACGCTGACCGCGCCAAGGAGGCCGAGCAGAAGTACGGCATCAAGTTCTCGGGCAGGGTGAACGTCCAGGCAGACAAAGACCTCGAGTATGGCATCCTGGTGAAGGTTCTCGCCACCTGCGGCGCGTGTGAGTACACGAACCTGCATCTGGCCGTCTACCAGCTGGAACGTCCCACCGG
This window encodes:
- a CDS encoding MotA/TolQ/ExbB proton channel family protein, with the protein product MSELISGFSPSSAGYLFMWLLLFIAAVAVAIFIERFIYIKLKSDINATTFMAEIRKRVKAGEYREALALCEAAKDRALARVVSAGLRKVSESETVDFRSIQNAVDEGTLEVIPKLQNRTGYLAMIANVATLIGLMGTVYGLIIAFRSVSGPGIDPAEKARLLAAGIAVAMNTTFFGLIIAVPTIIAYTWLHNKTTKIIDEIDEHMVKLINLITGNQ
- a CDS encoding biopolymer transporter ExbD; this encodes MAFRPSLRSSRTFAEQVEINLFPVMNLMVVLIPLLLSTVTFVRIGVIQLDLPPAPLVQGPGASGMPTEMARTLDLAVSITEQGFYISSALGVLRGEGGGPYIPKKLSEDGSQVYDYERLSSVLLEIKSRAQGKFADDERIIINADPGVRYQVVVSTMDAARSCQVEGRTVSLFPQVALAAGIQ
- a CDS encoding biopolymer transporter ExbD; protein product: MAYIPSRIKKHDTNPGKRFLNLTSLMDMFTIILVFLLKSYSTEGGLIHPSENLTLPKSTVEKIPETALDVIVSKETVVVNEDVVETVANVAQQEGLIVPRLRDKLKVYADRAKEAEQKYGIKFSGRVNVQADKDLEYGILVKVLATCGACEYTNLHLAVYQLERPTGRPAETASPM